From Primulina tabacum isolate GXHZ01 chromosome 2, ASM2559414v2, whole genome shotgun sequence, one genomic window encodes:
- the LOC142536973 gene encoding protein BRICK 1, whose product MARAGGITNAVNVGIAVQADWENREFISNISLNVRRLFDFLVQFESTTKNKLAKLNEKMDTLERRLEMLEVQVSNATANPGLFTPN is encoded by the exons ATGGCTCGAGCCGGCGGTATAACGAACGCAGTGAACGTGGGGATAGCAGTGCAAGCCGACTGGGAGAACCGCGAGTTCATTTCCAATATATCTCTCAACGTTCGTCGGCTCTTTGATTTCCTTGTGCAATTCG AATCGACAACGAAGAATAAATTGGCGAAATTGAACGAGAAGATGGACACACTGGAGCGGCGTCTTGAAATGCTCGAAGTACAAGTCAGCAACGCTACGGCAAATCCAGGTCTCTTTACGCCTAATTGA
- the LOC142538079 gene encoding uncharacterized protein At5g65660-like — MAASPINPGSHGSGSGPSIGFPLGTALVLVLIFSLSGIFSCCYHWDKLRRSFSSHGADPRVGSSKPTAPSMDVNNEGMPVIMAGDNIPKFIALPCPCNKPLANRENQLPATGIALPLY, encoded by the exons ATGGCTGCGAGTCCAATTAATCCGGGTTCACATGGATCGGGTTCGGGGCCATCGATAGGGTTTCCACTAGGCACAGCCCTTGTTTTGGTGTTGATCTTCAGCCTAAGCGGAATATTCTCCTGCTGCTACCACTGGGATAAACTCCGCCGCTCTTTTTCGTCCCACGGCGCCGATCCTCGTGTTGGCTCCTCCAAGCCTACGGCTCCCTCCATG gatGTGAATAATGAGGGCATGCCCGTAATAATGGCGGGAGACAATATTCCCAAGTTCATAGCATTGCCATGTCCGTGTAATAAGCCTCTCGCCAATCGGGAAAATCAACTTCCGGCCACGGGCATCGCTCTCCCTTTGTATTGA